In one Terriglobales bacterium genomic region, the following are encoded:
- a CDS encoding PKD domain-containing protein: MRPAVFVALAVGLSLSTAFASTPLQITPTTTLAAETGNNTSTSNLFATTGNGDMAAGNVSKVDTHTLLYPGFDGKIYAHLMGWFCMTAGSTATGAGTLCGSHVQVGYNSNDPAVVHAQVNDMISRGFDGVIHDWYGPGNSSDDIETTNYMNEAQQHPNFTFALMIDKGAIEWYSCYPTCTATQALLNLTQYAANTYFNSPAYMRINGRPVLTNFDIDLHYTVDWNYVAANTPGNPIFIFQNSGGFTHTLSAGAYSWVIINSQYGLDYLTNFYNTGLQYPSELTVGAMYKGFNDTLASWSGNRVMSQQCGQTWLQTFAKANSMYNSSSQLGAIQMVTWDDYEEGTELETGIDNCLAVSGGMSNTTLKWNISGDESTLDHYTVFISTDGQNLMSLGDFAVGTRQLDLASYTPAVGSTYTLYVKAVGKPSMRNQISGPVTFSYTPGVHMTPSNGATVSSPMTLSGYAVSANPISAMIAYVDYNEVYRTYSGSLSTTLSLSSGAHLVVINAWDSTGALMQAQANISVASLSPNAALTLSSTSAVAPATITASTSGSTDPNSGGTISSSTINWGDGATSSGPNASHVYSQAGNYTVSATVTDNYGLSATTTKALTISAPSITISSPLNGSTVSSPVQVTAKAVSGLPISAIIVYLDNNEVYRTYSATVNTSISMGSGQHQIVTNAWDSAGTLMQAKVSITVKRRH; encoded by the coding sequence ATGCGCCCAGCTGTCTTCGTCGCCCTGGCTGTAGGACTATCCCTGTCCACCGCCTTTGCCAGTACGCCGCTGCAAATCACGCCCACAACCACGCTGGCCGCTGAGACTGGCAACAACACCAGCACCTCGAATCTATTTGCGACTACGGGCAATGGCGACATGGCTGCCGGCAACGTGAGCAAGGTGGATACTCACACCCTGCTCTACCCCGGCTTCGACGGGAAGATCTACGCGCACCTGATGGGCTGGTTCTGCATGACCGCGGGCTCTACCGCCACCGGCGCCGGGACACTGTGCGGAAGCCATGTCCAGGTCGGCTACAACTCCAACGATCCTGCCGTGGTGCATGCGCAGGTGAACGACATGATCAGCCGCGGCTTCGACGGCGTAATCCACGACTGGTACGGTCCCGGCAACTCGAGCGACGACATCGAAACCACGAACTACATGAACGAGGCGCAACAGCACCCGAATTTCACATTCGCGTTGATGATCGACAAGGGCGCCATCGAGTGGTACTCCTGCTATCCGACCTGCACGGCGACGCAGGCGCTACTGAACCTGACGCAATACGCGGCCAACACCTATTTCAACTCCCCCGCCTACATGCGGATCAATGGCCGGCCGGTGCTGACCAATTTCGACATCGACCTGCATTACACCGTCGATTGGAACTACGTCGCGGCCAACACGCCGGGAAACCCGATTTTCATCTTCCAGAACAGCGGTGGATTCACTCACACCCTGAGCGCAGGCGCTTATTCGTGGGTCATCATCAACTCCCAATACGGCTTGGACTATCTCACCAACTTCTACAACACGGGCCTGCAGTATCCATCCGAGCTGACCGTGGGCGCCATGTACAAGGGGTTCAACGATACCCTGGCGTCATGGTCGGGAAACCGCGTAATGAGCCAGCAGTGCGGGCAGACGTGGCTGCAGACCTTCGCCAAGGCCAACTCCATGTACAACAGTTCCAGCCAGCTTGGCGCCATCCAAATGGTGACTTGGGATGACTACGAGGAAGGAACGGAGCTAGAGACCGGCATCGACAATTGCCTTGCGGTGAGCGGCGGCATGTCGAACACCACGTTGAAGTGGAACATCAGCGGCGACGAGAGCACCCTGGATCACTACACCGTGTTCATCTCGACCGATGGCCAGAACCTGATGTCGCTGGGCGATTTCGCGGTGGGGACACGGCAGCTTGATCTTGCCTCTTACACCCCGGCAGTAGGAAGCACCTACACGCTGTACGTGAAGGCGGTGGGCAAACCGTCGATGCGCAACCAGATCTCAGGTCCGGTGACGTTCTCCTACACGCCGGGCGTGCACATGACGCCCAGTAACGGCGCGACCGTGAGCTCCCCGATGACGCTGAGCGGCTACGCAGTGTCAGCCAACCCAATCTCGGCCATGATCGCCTATGTTGACTACAACGAGGTATACCGGACTTACTCGGGGTCGCTGAGCACGACCCTCTCTCTGAGTTCGGGCGCCCACCTGGTCGTCATCAATGCCTGGGACAGCACCGGGGCGCTGATGCAGGCGCAGGCAAACATCTCGGTGGCTTCGCTGTCGCCGAATGCAGCACTCACATTGTCGAGCACGAGCGCCGTTGCGCCGGCAACAATCACTGCGTCCACCTCCGGTTCCACCGACCCCAACAGCGGCGGTACCATCTCCTCGTCCACCATTAACTGGGGCGACGGCGCGACTTCGTCCGGTCCGAATGCTTCCCACGTTTACAGCCAGGCCGGCAATTACACGGTGAGCGCCACGGTGACGGACAACTACGGGCTGAGCGCAACGACGACCAAGGCGCTGACAATCAGTGCGCCGTCGATAACCATCAGCAGTCCGCTCAATGGCTCGACCGTTTCTTCGCCGGTACAGGTGACCGCCAAGGCGGTTTCAGGGCTTCCGATATCGGCAATCATCGTTTACCTGGACAACAACGAGGTTTATCGCACCTATTCAGCGACGGTGAACACCAGTATTTCGATGGGGTCGGGCCAGCACCAGATCGTCACCAACGCGTGGGACTCAGCCGGCACCTTGATGCAGGCCAAGGTCTCGATCACGGTAAAACGGCGGCACTGA
- a CDS encoding VWA domain-containing protein, with protein sequence MPRRRKTTSDSRRGVVFFAVLLTILLTGMAIAQDADVHITPRIASRPAASPDVSIDPSLKTHTKPLRSDVELILVPVTVTDPMDRLVTGLEKDNFEVFEGKQKQQIHNLSSEDAPVSVGVILDMSGSMNNKFDKAKEAVVQFMQTANPEDEFFIIGFSDRPLLLSDFTGSVGDIQSRLVMAQPKGMTALLDAIYMGMNKMKQAKRERKALLIISDGGDNHSRYSESEIKSAVKEADVQIFAIGLFDQAPRTQEERLGPTLLSDMTEVTGGRTFTLNDPNELPDVATKIGTELRNQYVIAYKPVAKPRDGKWHKIKVKLLPPRGLPMLNLHAKQGYYASQE encoded by the coding sequence ATGCCCCGGCGTCGCAAGACCACCTCCGATTCTCGACGCGGCGTTGTCTTTTTCGCAGTGCTGCTCACCATCCTGCTCACGGGCATGGCCATCGCCCAGGACGCGGACGTACATATCACGCCGCGTATCGCTTCCAGGCCAGCCGCGTCTCCTGACGTTTCCATCGATCCGTCGCTGAAGACGCACACCAAGCCGCTGCGTTCGGATGTGGAGCTGATCCTGGTTCCGGTCACTGTCACGGATCCCATGGATCGCCTGGTAACCGGACTGGAGAAGGACAATTTCGAAGTCTTCGAAGGAAAGCAGAAGCAGCAAATTCACAACCTCTCTTCCGAGGATGCGCCGGTTTCCGTCGGCGTCATCCTGGACATGAGCGGTTCCATGAACAACAAGTTCGACAAGGCCAAGGAAGCGGTCGTGCAATTCATGCAGACTGCGAATCCGGAAGACGAGTTCTTCATTATCGGTTTTTCCGACCGTCCGCTGCTGCTGTCTGACTTTACCGGTTCGGTCGGCGACATCCAGAGCAGGCTAGTGATGGCGCAGCCCAAGGGCATGACCGCACTGCTGGATGCCATTTACATGGGCATGAACAAGATGAAGCAGGCCAAGCGCGAACGCAAGGCGCTGCTCATCATTTCCGATGGCGGCGACAATCACAGCCGCTACAGCGAAAGCGAAATCAAGTCGGCCGTGAAGGAAGCCGACGTTCAGATCTTCGCGATCGGCCTGTTCGACCAGGCGCCGCGGACGCAGGAAGAGCGCCTTGGTCCCACGCTGCTCTCGGATATGACCGAAGTCACCGGCGGACGCACCTTTACCCTGAACGATCCCAATGAATTGCCCGATGTGGCCACCAAGATCGGCACCGAATTGCGCAATCAATACGTCATTGCCTACAAGCCGGTCGCCAAGCCCAGGGATGGCAAGTGGCACAAAATCAAGGTCAAGCTCCTGCCTCCCCGCGGCCTGCCCATGCTCAACCTGCACGCCAAGCAGGGTTATTACGCATCGCAGGAATAA
- a CDS encoding YncE family protein translates to MISRGTGRFGWLLGYGLAIAALALPAAPQYKVVKHFALGGEGGWDALTVDSSARRVYVSRGTRVMVVDADTGKPVGEIPDTPGVHAVALAPKLNKGFISAGRANNVVVFDLETLKSSGTVAAGENPDLILYEPHTRRVFAFNGRSKNVTVIDAESQKVLTTIPLPGKPEFATFDGHGRVFVNIEDKGTVAVIDASSMKVGKEMSMSPCEEPTGLAMDRKKGRLFAGCSGNKVMAVMEAGSGKLLASVPIGAGCDGTEFDASVGLAFAANGRDGTLTVVGETSPGKFEAVQTVTTQVSGRTLALDEKTHQLFIPVAKLQPPAAPGQRPTMEPGTFELLVVGR, encoded by the coding sequence ATGATCTCTCGCGGAACGGGCAGGTTTGGGTGGCTGCTAGGGTACGGATTGGCGATTGCGGCGTTGGCCCTGCCGGCTGCACCCCAGTACAAGGTGGTCAAGCACTTTGCCCTGGGCGGAGAGGGAGGCTGGGATGCCCTGACCGTGGACAGCTCGGCGCGCCGCGTGTATGTGTCGCGGGGGACTCGTGTGATGGTGGTGGATGCGGATACAGGCAAGCCGGTCGGCGAGATTCCGGACACTCCGGGCGTGCATGCCGTCGCGCTGGCTCCCAAGCTGAACAAGGGTTTCATCAGCGCGGGACGAGCGAACAACGTCGTGGTCTTCGACCTGGAAACCCTGAAGTCGTCCGGCACCGTGGCGGCGGGCGAAAATCCGGATCTCATCCTGTACGAGCCCCATACCAGGCGCGTCTTTGCCTTCAATGGGCGCAGCAAGAATGTGACGGTCATCGACGCGGAGTCGCAGAAGGTGCTCACAACCATCCCTCTCCCCGGCAAACCAGAATTTGCCACCTTCGACGGCCATGGACGCGTCTTCGTCAACATCGAAGATAAGGGAACAGTCGCGGTGATTGACGCTTCCAGCATGAAGGTCGGCAAAGAAATGTCGATGTCGCCGTGCGAGGAACCAACCGGCCTGGCGATGGACCGCAAGAAGGGCCGCCTGTTTGCCGGATGTTCTGGCAACAAGGTGATGGCGGTGATGGAGGCTGGCAGCGGTAAGCTGCTGGCTTCGGTGCCGATCGGCGCGGGCTGCGACGGAACGGAGTTTGACGCCTCTGTTGGACTGGCGTTCGCCGCGAATGGGCGCGATGGCACACTGACCGTAGTCGGAGAGACCTCGCCGGGAAAATTTGAAGCCGTGCAGACGGTGACCACGCAGGTCAGCGGGCGGACGCTTGCCCTCGACGAGAAAACACACCAGTTGTTTATCCCTGTAGCGAAGTTGCAGCCGCCGGCAGCTCCAGGCCAGCGTCCGACGATGGAACCGGGGACCTTTGAGCTGTTGGTGGTCGGCCGCTGA
- a CDS encoding peptidase S10, with product MRHFVILVLFAVISSLAMGQQRAAERRGTPPAERVTEAPADAEEPKPPVADKEKDKEKEPPEEKPVVTHHQISVGGKALRYTATVGTMPIKNEQTSKVEAHMFYVAYALENSQPGRPLTFAFNGGPGSSSVWLHMGAIGPKRVKMLPEGGMPAPPFQLEDNPYTWLDSTDLVFIDPVGTGYSRALTPELGKKFWGLQGDIASVGEFIRMYLTRSQRWTSPLFLAGESYGTTRAAGLSGYLIDRGIPLNGITLISSVLNFETLSFARGNDLAYIAFLPTYAMTAQYHKRLPAEVQQMDPAKLLAEVTQWANTGYTEALQKGDRLTAEERRAAIDRLARYTGLSNIILDEHDLRIDQQTFSRELLRDRKLQVGRLDSRFVGPASPEMGPFGFDPSEAAIRPPFTTVFNEYVRSDLGYKSDLIYYILGGGIGAQWDMGVSARGGFPETADALRRAFVKNPYMHVLVAEGWYDAATPILGIEYTLGHMGLDPSMRKNITSAQYPAGHMVYIQVTSLAKLKQDVDTMMRQALKGGGNDLSPAR from the coding sequence ATGCGCCACTTCGTCATTCTGGTGCTTTTCGCCGTTATTTCGTCACTTGCCATGGGACAGCAGCGGGCCGCGGAACGCCGTGGCACGCCGCCGGCTGAACGCGTCACCGAGGCGCCTGCCGATGCCGAGGAACCTAAGCCTCCCGTTGCCGACAAGGAAAAAGACAAGGAGAAGGAGCCGCCGGAGGAAAAGCCGGTGGTCACCCATCACCAGATCTCCGTCGGCGGCAAGGCGCTGCGTTACACGGCGACGGTCGGCACGATGCCGATCAAGAACGAGCAGACCAGCAAGGTCGAGGCGCACATGTTCTATGTGGCCTACGCGCTCGAGAATTCGCAGCCGGGACGTCCGCTTACTTTCGCTTTCAACGGCGGGCCGGGTTCGTCTTCGGTATGGCTGCACATGGGCGCCATCGGGCCCAAGCGCGTCAAGATGCTGCCCGAAGGCGGCATGCCCGCGCCTCCATTCCAGCTCGAAGACAATCCGTACACCTGGCTCGACTCAACCGACCTGGTCTTCATCGATCCGGTCGGCACTGGCTACAGCCGCGCGCTCACGCCGGAGCTGGGCAAGAAATTCTGGGGACTGCAGGGTGACATCGCATCGGTCGGCGAATTCATCCGCATGTACCTGACGCGCTCGCAGCGCTGGACCTCGCCGTTGTTCCTTGCCGGCGAGAGCTACGGTACCACGCGCGCCGCGGGATTGTCGGGCTACCTCATCGATCGTGGCATCCCGCTCAACGGCATCACTTTGATTTCCTCGGTGCTCAATTTTGAGACCCTGAGCTTCGCCCGCGGCAACGACCTGGCCTACATCGCCTTCCTGCCGACCTACGCCATGACCGCGCAATATCACAAGCGCCTGCCCGCCGAGGTCCAGCAAATGGATCCGGCGAAGCTGCTGGCCGAGGTAACGCAGTGGGCGAACACCGGCTATACGGAGGCGTTGCAGAAGGGCGATCGTCTAACGGCCGAGGAGCGCCGTGCTGCCATCGACCGCCTGGCCCGCTACACCGGATTGAGCAATATCATTCTTGACGAGCACGACCTGCGCATCGACCAGCAGACCTTCAGCCGCGAACTGCTGCGCGACCGCAAGCTTCAGGTCGGACGTCTCGATAGCCGCTTTGTCGGCCCGGCATCGCCGGAGATGGGACCGTTCGGCTTCGACCCGAGCGAAGCCGCTATCCGCCCCCCCTTCACCACCGTGTTTAACGAGTACGTCCGCTCCGATCTCGGCTACAAGTCCGATCTCATTTACTACATTCTCGGCGGCGGCATCGGCGCACAGTGGGACATGGGGGTGTCGGCGCGCGGCGGGTTTCCTGAAACTGCCGATGCCCTTCGCCGCGCCTTCGTCAAGAATCCCTACATGCACGTGCTGGTCGCGGAAGGCTGGTACGACGCTGCCACCCCGATTCTTGGCATCGAGTACACGCTGGGTCACATGGGATTGGATCCGTCGATGCGCAAGAACATCACCTCCGCCCAGTATCCCGCCGGGCACATGGTGTACATCCAGGTGACCTCGCTGGCGAAGCTGAAGCAGGACGTTGACACCATGATGCGGCAGGCACTCAAGGGCGGAGGCAATGATCTGAGCCCGGCGAGATAG
- a CDS encoding TonB-dependent receptor, with protein MSGRALILVFCLLALVAGGWAQTSVEGTVRTSDGRAIAGTHLVLRHLNGSVAEESTADASGAFRLSAQQAGAYELLADAPGFFTVQYHFIARARQPVSVEIELEPKAARKESVEVRCSFAAVDPEKTGSSYSFARQQLETLPDPMVETATRLATNLMPGATQSHDNFITVRGTEFSLHQFINGVSFLDNEQPQFSPGVSPQIFETVDLLTGGFTAEYGNRFGGVMDITTRSGREMAKHGSVNFMGLTNDNYDVNSELGGAKGKLGYYFFADGFTSGRYLDPPTRKELFDTGRGLRGTTQLDYQAGHDSFKLLLLGGGVHFDQPNIADDQDVGRNATRHLGSQTAIVTWTHAFSQDSVWQTSAYQRINGDRIHPTSDLVTPLSVGSRSTLTAGMKSDYTRNWRGHTLKAGIDLVRLREKESFFIDGRGDPEVFPIDFRGAVLGGQASAYVQDHFHLAPNLTVDAGLRYDYFDLVNTEAQVSPRVGLAYHILATKSVVHASYNRLMSPPPIEYSLLASWIGHNAPDPTQRVGNVHAYKQNAFEVGWAQELHRTASLELNAWQHTGHNAFENHEISVSRLFLPINFFAARAHGLDFVLNLRPLERFGITGRLSYTAQRTFFYGPTTGGFTGNEPLAAGERIIPAFDETHVGAAYLVYQKPRWRNFWASTNMRYGSGSKPEQALTRLPQHFTTDLATGFALWNSEPRRLDLEFNATNVSDSRYQIAKESEEIPIQYSHSRAVGGSLKFHF; from the coding sequence TTGAGCGGTCGCGCGCTAATACTGGTGTTCTGCCTGCTGGCGTTAGTTGCCGGCGGCTGGGCGCAAACTTCAGTGGAAGGAACCGTCAGGACCAGCGATGGACGCGCGATTGCGGGCACACATCTGGTCCTGCGGCATCTCAACGGAAGCGTCGCCGAGGAAAGTACCGCCGACGCCTCGGGCGCCTTCCGCCTGTCCGCGCAGCAAGCCGGCGCTTACGAACTTCTCGCCGACGCTCCCGGCTTCTTCACCGTCCAGTACCACTTCATCGCGAGAGCGCGCCAACCGGTAAGCGTGGAGATCGAACTCGAGCCGAAAGCGGCGCGCAAGGAATCGGTGGAAGTTCGCTGCAGCTTTGCCGCGGTCGATCCGGAAAAAACTGGCAGCTCTTACAGCTTCGCGCGGCAGCAACTGGAAACTCTGCCCGATCCCATGGTTGAAACCGCCACTCGACTGGCCACGAACCTGATGCCCGGCGCCACCCAGAGCCACGACAACTTTATTACCGTCCGCGGCACCGAGTTTTCGCTGCACCAGTTCATCAACGGCGTGTCGTTCCTCGACAACGAGCAGCCCCAGTTCAGCCCCGGCGTGAGCCCGCAAATTTTCGAGACGGTGGACCTGCTGACCGGCGGCTTTACCGCCGAGTATGGCAACCGTTTCGGCGGGGTCATGGACATCACCACTCGCTCCGGACGGGAGATGGCCAAGCACGGCTCGGTGAACTTCATGGGCCTCACCAACGATAACTACGACGTGAATTCCGAATTGGGCGGCGCCAAGGGAAAGCTCGGTTATTACTTTTTCGCCGATGGGTTTACCTCCGGACGCTACCTGGACCCGCCCACGCGGAAAGAACTTTTCGATACCGGCCGCGGTCTTCGCGGCACCACCCAACTCGATTACCAGGCGGGGCATGACTCTTTCAAGCTGCTGTTGCTTGGCGGCGGCGTACATTTCGACCAGCCGAATATCGCGGATGACCAGGACGTGGGACGCAACGCCACGCGCCATCTCGGTTCGCAAACCGCCATCGTGACCTGGACGCACGCCTTTTCCCAGGACTCCGTCTGGCAAACCTCCGCCTACCAGAGAATCAACGGCGATCGCATTCATCCGACCAGCGACCTGGTAACGCCGTTGTCGGTGGGATCGCGCAGCACGCTGACTGCCGGGATGAAGAGCGACTACACGCGGAACTGGCGCGGTCACACGCTAAAAGCCGGCATCGATCTTGTCCGCTTGCGCGAAAAAGAAAGCTTCTTCATCGACGGCCGCGGTGACCCCGAAGTCTTCCCCATCGATTTCCGCGGCGCTGTCCTGGGCGGGCAAGCCAGCGCGTACGTGCAGGATCATTTTCACCTGGCCCCGAACCTCACCGTCGATGCCGGCCTGCGTTACGACTACTTCGACCTGGTGAACACGGAGGCGCAGGTCAGCCCGCGCGTCGGCCTTGCCTATCACATCCTGGCGACGAAGTCGGTGGTCCACGCCTCCTATAACCGGTTGATGTCGCCGCCGCCTATCGAATATTCGCTGCTGGCGAGTTGGATCGGCCACAACGCGCCTGATCCAACCCAACGTGTCGGCAACGTCCACGCCTATAAGCAGAACGCCTTCGAAGTGGGATGGGCACAGGAGTTGCACCGCACCGCGTCGCTGGAGTTGAACGCCTGGCAGCACACCGGGCACAACGCATTCGAGAACCACGAGATCAGCGTGTCGCGGCTGTTCCTGCCGATTAACTTTTTCGCTGCCCGCGCGCACGGACTGGATTTCGTGCTCAACCTGCGCCCGCTGGAACGGTTCGGCATTACCGGCAGGCTTTCTTACACGGCGCAGCGGACATTCTTCTACGGACCCACCACCGGCGGATTCACCGGAAACGAGCCCTTGGCGGCCGGCGAGCGAATCATTCCCGCCTTCGACGAGACCCATGTCGGCGCCGCCTACCTGGTGTATCAGAAACCGCGCTGGCGCAATTTCTGGGCCTCCACCAACATGCGTTACGGTAGCGGCAGCAAGCCCGAGCAGGCCCTCACGCGTCTGCCGCAGCATTTCACCACCGACCTGGCCACCGGCTTTGCCTTGTGGAACTCCGAGCCGCGACGTCTGGATTTGGAGTTCAACGCTACCAACGTCTCCGATAGCCGCTATCAAATCGCCAAGGAAAGCGAAGAGATTCCCATCCAGTACTCCCATTCGCGCGCTGTCGGCGGCAGCCTGAAATTCCATTTTTAG
- a CDS encoding ABC transporter permease, whose product MNLREIARQTLSSMRAHKMRSFLTMFGIIWGITSVVLLVGLGRGFNQDQKRRMRTIGVDLVIVWGGRTSTGEGGYAAGRPIRLNISDVYAIKQEDYLIKSVSPEMIRPVPQVSAFNASNRPVRGVWPEYQGFRSLKATEGRLMTSEDEDQARRVVILGDEARQQLYRGKPAVGATLEIAGYPYEVIGVLERKKQNGSYGSGPDNTQLFVPYSAMARDFPPPSSPERPWIDKGYLNNIVFEVADPAQHEAAIAQVYRTLGRVHHFDPQDKYALFTWDTMYSAKLTERIFNVMTIFFAIVALMTLSLGGIGVMNIMLVSVTERTREIGVRKALGATAGDIQRQFFAESATLTALSGTIGLMLGLAVCIVMQKAPLPDFMPAPMIVPGAIVASIVTLSLITITAGMYPARRAASLSPIECLRYE is encoded by the coding sequence GTGAACCTGCGAGAAATCGCGCGTCAAACGCTCAGCTCGATGCGGGCGCACAAGATGCGCAGTTTCCTCACTATGTTCGGGATCATCTGGGGCATTACCTCGGTGGTGCTGCTGGTCGGGCTGGGGCGCGGCTTCAATCAAGACCAGAAGCGGCGCATGCGGACCATCGGCGTGGACCTGGTCATCGTTTGGGGAGGGCGGACCAGCACCGGCGAAGGAGGCTACGCGGCCGGCCGGCCGATTCGCCTGAATATCAGCGACGTTTACGCGATCAAGCAAGAAGATTACCTGATTAAGTCGGTCAGCCCGGAGATGATCCGGCCGGTCCCCCAGGTGAGCGCGTTCAATGCCTCCAACCGGCCCGTCCGCGGCGTGTGGCCGGAGTATCAGGGTTTCCGGTCGCTGAAGGCGACGGAAGGCCGGTTGATGACGAGCGAGGATGAAGACCAGGCTCGGCGGGTTGTGATTCTTGGCGACGAAGCCCGCCAGCAACTGTACCGCGGCAAGCCCGCTGTCGGGGCGACCCTGGAAATTGCCGGTTATCCCTACGAGGTCATCGGCGTACTGGAGAGGAAAAAACAGAACGGCAGCTACGGCTCCGGGCCTGACAACACGCAGTTGTTTGTTCCCTACTCCGCGATGGCTCGGGACTTCCCGCCGCCCAGCAGCCCGGAACGTCCGTGGATCGACAAAGGTTATCTGAACAACATTGTGTTTGAAGTTGCCGACCCTGCGCAGCACGAAGCGGCGATTGCGCAGGTCTATCGAACGCTCGGCCGCGTACATCACTTCGATCCCCAGGACAAGTACGCGCTGTTCACCTGGGACACCATGTACAGCGCGAAGCTGACGGAGCGCATTTTCAATGTCATGACAATTTTCTTTGCCATAGTGGCATTGATGACGTTGTCGCTGGGCGGCATTGGGGTGATGAACATCATGCTGGTTTCGGTGACCGAGCGAACGCGCGAGATCGGCGTGCGCAAAGCGCTAGGCGCAACCGCAGGCGATATCCAGCGTCAGTTCTTCGCCGAATCGGCGACGCTGACGGCGCTGAGCGGAACTATCGGACTCATGCTGGGCCTGGCTGTCTGCATCGTGATGCAGAAGGCGCCTCTGCCCGACTTCATGCCGGCGCCCATGATTGTGCCTGGGGCGATCGTGGCCTCCATCGTGACCTTGTCGTTGATCACGATAACGGCGGGAATGTATCCCGCCCGGCGGGCCGCTTCCCTTTCACCCATTGAGTGCCTGCGCTACGAGTAA
- a CDS encoding ABC transporter permease: MWLKEIIVESWQSLARNRLRSTLTMLGITWGLVTVVLLLGYGQGVGESVLNAFLGIGNNVILSWAGQTSMQAGGERAGKRIHYKYEDIQAIRDEVPILKGVSAEDDNNLPFKYGNKVITISSKAVQFPYGQIRKLNVEEGRYFEEGDFIEHRRVCIFGPLAAKRIFGGLNPVGQYVTVRGQDFQIIGLLQMKIQDSSNNGPDNQNVFLPFETYRDVMDIRDPGMIVYAPINPALHVKAREAVRAVLARRHHFDPKDEKATADWDTVEDAEELAQFSIALQIVLGLIGALTLGVGGVGVMNIMLVSVTERTREIGLRKAVGARKSDILGQFLVEALVITFIGGALGMLLATTIAHSVPPMPLYAEQFKMANHEGDIFLRTSPVVLTASFLILAAVGVASGFWPALKAARMEPVEALRYE; encoded by the coding sequence ATGTGGCTGAAGGAAATCATCGTCGAGAGTTGGCAGTCGCTGGCGCGCAACCGCCTGCGCAGCACCCTGACCATGCTCGGCATTACCTGGGGACTGGTGACCGTGGTGCTGCTGCTCGGCTACGGGCAGGGCGTCGGCGAGAGCGTGCTCAATGCCTTTCTTGGCATCGGGAACAACGTGATTCTCTCCTGGGCCGGGCAGACCAGCATGCAGGCGGGCGGCGAACGCGCCGGCAAACGCATTCATTACAAGTACGAAGATATCCAGGCCATCCGGGACGAGGTTCCCATCCTGAAAGGCGTCAGCGCCGAGGACGACAACAACCTGCCCTTCAAGTACGGTAACAAGGTGATCACGATCTCCAGCAAAGCGGTGCAGTTCCCCTACGGACAAATTCGGAAGTTGAACGTGGAGGAAGGCCGCTACTTCGAGGAGGGGGATTTCATCGAGCACCGACGCGTCTGCATCTTTGGGCCGCTCGCCGCGAAACGAATCTTTGGCGGCCTGAACCCGGTCGGGCAGTATGTGACCGTCCGCGGCCAGGATTTCCAGATCATCGGCCTGCTGCAGATGAAGATCCAGGATTCTTCCAATAACGGTCCCGACAATCAGAACGTGTTCCTGCCATTTGAGACCTATCGCGACGTGATGGACATTCGCGACCCGGGGATGATCGTGTACGCGCCCATCAATCCGGCGTTGCACGTCAAGGCGAGGGAAGCGGTGCGCGCGGTGCTGGCGCGGCGGCACCACTTCGATCCCAAAGACGAAAAGGCGACAGCGGACTGGGACACGGTGGAAGATGCGGAGGAGCTGGCGCAGTTCTCCATCGCGCTGCAAATCGTGCTGGGACTGATTGGCGCGCTTACGCTCGGCGTCGGCGGCGTGGGCGTGATGAATATCATGCTGGTCTCGGTGACCGAGCGAACCCGCGAAATCGGATTGCGCAAGGCGGTGGGCGCCCGCAAGTCGGATATCCTCGGGCAGTTTCTGGTCGAAGCGCTGGTGATCACGTTCATCGGCGGCGCGCTCGGCATGCTGCTGGCAACCACCATCGCTCACTCCGTCCCGCCGATGCCGCTTTACGCGGAGCAGTTCAAGATGGCCAACCACGAGGGTGACATTTTCTTAAGAACTTCGCCGGTCGTGTTGACCGCGTCATTCTTAATCCTAGCTGCTGTGGGAGTGGCTTCAGGATTCTGGCCGGCACTCAAGGCCGCCAGGATGGAGCCAGTGGAAGCTCTGCGCTACGAATAA
- a CDS encoding PPOX class F420-dependent oxidoreductase, whose amino-acid sequence MDAFPQLRGHKYIDLVTFRKTGVGVHTPVWFAEGGGRIYIFSNRKAGKLKRIRNNASVEIAPSTMRGHPLGPYVPATARIASDQAAGREAIRRKYWLARIPWIWSKDSTYLELLAR is encoded by the coding sequence ATGGACGCCTTCCCCCAGCTGCGCGGGCACAAGTACATCGACCTGGTCACGTTCCGCAAAACCGGGGTGGGCGTGCACACCCCCGTTTGGTTCGCCGAGGGTGGCGGCAGAATCTACATCTTCAGCAATCGCAAAGCCGGAAAGCTGAAGCGAATTCGCAACAATGCGAGCGTCGAGATCGCTCCCTCCACTATGCGCGGCCACCCTCTCGGCCCTTACGTTCCCGCCACTGCCCGCATCGCCAGCGACCAGGCGGCGGGGCGGGAGGCGATCCGCCGCAAGTACTGGCTGGCGCGGATTCCATGGATTTGGAGCAAGGACAGTACCTACCTGGAACTGTTGGCCCGGTGA